The Sulfurospirillum halorespirans DSM 13726 genome has a window encoding:
- a CDS encoding DUF7683 domain-containing protein: MIIYEIECYEKKSDKYVKSISLPNNGDKFYRNFLNIEDNNLPMYGIEITPEIQKKFKMELNIDIDINKYYCIFAELSQ, from the coding sequence ATGATTATTTATGAAATTGAATGTTATGAAAAAAAATCAGATAAGTATGTAAAGTCTATATCATTGCCAAATAATGGAGATAAATTTTATAGAAATTTTTTAAATATCGAAGATAATAATCTACCTATGTATGGTATAGAAATTACACCTGAAATTCAAAAGAAATTTAAAATGGAGTTAAATATTGATATTGACATTAACAAATACTACTGTATTTTTGCAGAACTAAGCCAGTAA
- a CDS encoding DUF805 domain-containing protein codes for MNFLSYYTAAFKKVFDFDGIASRREYWSFALVNFIVIIILSLVSKILILIYALIVIVPSISLATRRLHDAGMSGWWQLITFIPYLGALILCVLLVYSSKKIDNKYLRMSNYE; via the coding sequence ATGAATTTTTTAAGTTACTATACGGCGGCTTTCAAAAAAGTTTTTGATTTTGATGGAATTGCCTCAAGAAGAGAATATTGGAGTTTCGCTCTTGTTAATTTCATTGTTATTATCATTTTATCGTTAGTGTCTAAAATCCTTATTTTGATTTATGCACTTATTGTGATTGTTCCATCTATTAGTTTGGCAACAAGAAGGCTTCACGATGCTGGTATGAGTGGTTGGTGGCAGCTGATTACATTTATCCCCTATCTGGGGGCCTTAATTTTATGCGTTCTATTGGTTTATAGTAGTAAGAAGATAGATAATAAGTATTTAAGAATGAGCAATTATGAGTGA
- a CDS encoding flagellar basal body rod C-terminal domain-containing protein: MNINATSMTAMSNWMNNSAQNVANVNTDNYNATQTTISNQGNAVVAQSSQTENSTDLATEFTDQIALETNFEANTKPIQAEDEMIGSLLDMKA, from the coding sequence ATGAACATTAATGCTACTTCCATGACAGCCATGTCCAACTGGATGAATAACAGCGCTCAAAATGTCGCCAATGTCAACACCGATAACTATAATGCCACACAAACGACCATCTCCAACCAAGGTAACGCGGTAGTTGCACAAAGCAGTCAAACCGAAAATAGCACCGATCTAGCAACCGAGTTTACCGATCAAATCGCACTTGAGACAAATTTTGAAGCCAACACCAAACCCATCCAAGCCGAAGATGAAATGATCGGCAGCCTTTTGGATATGAAGGCGTAA
- a CDS encoding substrate-binding periplasmic protein → MRHGLVLVLFALCSYADVFKVYTEQNPPYNYGNPNHIQGSSTLLLKQLFEKNAHQFEGNTISLIPWARGYHDVLHVKNTMLYSMARTPEREDLFAWVGPIGKLRIGILAKKSRHVVITSAKSAAEYKIGTILNAAAEQLMLKEGFDIQTFDRFSSLESQLKKLKDDRIDCFASNIDAMYHIIKDMGGDVSEYEVVYLLKESDLYFAFNKETHPQTITALNATLKTLLK, encoded by the coding sequence ATGCGACATGGTTTAGTTCTCGTACTTTTCGCTCTTTGTTCGTATGCGGATGTCTTTAAAGTCTACACGGAGCAAAATCCACCGTATAATTACGGAAACCCCAATCACATTCAAGGAAGCTCAACACTTTTGCTCAAACAGTTGTTTGAAAAAAATGCGCATCAGTTTGAGGGCAATACCATCTCGTTGATTCCGTGGGCAAGAGGGTACCACGATGTCTTACATGTAAAAAATACCATGCTGTATAGTATGGCACGTACTCCTGAGCGAGAAGATTTATTTGCATGGGTTGGACCGATTGGAAAATTGCGTATTGGTATATTGGCTAAAAAAAGCCGTCATGTTGTGATTACCTCTGCCAAAAGTGCTGCAGAGTATAAAATAGGGACGATTTTAAATGCAGCAGCTGAGCAATTGATGCTCAAAGAAGGGTTTGATATTCAAACTTTCGATCGGTTTAGTAGCCTTGAGTCACAACTCAAAAAACTCAAAGATGACCGTATTGATTGTTTTGCTTCCAATATCGATGCGATGTATCATATTATCAAAGATATGGGTGGCGATGTGTCAGAATACGAAGTGGTCTATTTGCTCAAAGAGAGCGATCTTTATTTTGCTTTTAACAAAGAGACCCATCCTCAAACCATCACTGCACTCAATGCAACACTCAAAACCCTCTTAAAATAG
- a CDS encoding HD-GYP domain-containing protein, with protein sequence MAKILVIDDTPEYLEMLSSLLSEHEVYAAKEGKRGLSLAETVMPDLILLDINMPLMTGYEVCRRLKTMEKVRAIPVIFLTANEGSDYEEIGFNLGAVDFIAKPFHAGLLKARVKTHVSLYQLQSNLQSQVANQTEEIRKLNHEMTYLSASIAELKSKETGEHLRRVAEFCYLFCKFLGKDEAECEKIKMAAVLHDIGKVGISDEILNKPAKLGDDEWNIMKNHSMLGYEMLIDSEFELMQHAAMIALEHHERWDGQGYPHGKKGENISLIGRICAVADVFDSLLDKRVYKDPWEEKAVRDYFVMMRGSQFDPHITDILLENFDMFLYTWKALKRPKGKQCDMV encoded by the coding sequence ATGGCTAAAATTTTAGTCATCGATGATACGCCAGAGTATCTTGAAATGCTCAGTTCGCTTTTGAGTGAGCATGAAGTGTATGCCGCAAAAGAGGGCAAACGAGGGCTTAGTTTGGCTGAAACGGTGATGCCCGATCTCATTTTACTGGACATCAACATGCCTCTGATGACTGGGTATGAAGTGTGCCGTAGACTTAAAACGATGGAGAAAGTGCGCGCAATTCCTGTCATCTTTCTCACCGCCAATGAGGGCAGTGATTATGAAGAGATCGGGTTCAATTTAGGTGCGGTCGATTTTATAGCAAAGCCGTTTCATGCAGGACTTTTAAAAGCCAGAGTCAAGACGCACGTCTCGTTATATCAACTGCAATCTAACCTGCAAAGCCAAGTGGCAAATCAAACCGAAGAGATTCGCAAGCTCAACCATGAAATGACCTATCTCTCCGCTTCGATTGCAGAGCTCAAGTCTAAAGAAACAGGCGAGCATTTAAGACGTGTCGCGGAGTTTTGTTACCTCTTTTGTAAGTTTTTAGGCAAAGATGAGGCCGAATGCGAAAAGATCAAAATGGCAGCAGTGCTTCATGACATCGGCAAAGTGGGCATTAGCGATGAGATTTTGAATAAGCCTGCAAAACTGGGTGATGATGAGTGGAACATTATGAAAAATCACTCCATGCTTGGCTATGAGATGCTCATCGACTCTGAGTTTGAGCTGATGCAACACGCTGCGATGATTGCGCTTGAACATCATGAGCGTTGGGATGGGCAAGGGTATCCGCATGGAAAGAAAGGTGAAAACATCTCATTGATTGGGCGTATCTGCGCGGTGGCGGATGTGTTTGATTCACTGTTAGACAAACGCGTTTACAAAGATCCTTGGGAAGAAAAAGCCGTACGAGACTATTTTGTGATGATGCGCGGAAGCCAATTTGACCCGCACATCACCGACATTTTGCTGGAAAATTTTGATATGTTTCTCTACACATGGAAAGCGCTTAAAAGACCCAAAGGGAAACAATGCGACATGGTTTAG